The Sorex araneus isolate mSorAra2 chromosome 5, mSorAra2.pri, whole genome shotgun sequence genome has a segment encoding these proteins:
- the C5H1orf232 gene encoding uncharacterized protein C1orf232 homolog yields the protein MNQAFWKTYKSKVLQTLSGESDEDLAEERESPALVEPESAEPTEEAFSPMTQLARRVQGVGVKSWLTMSSLFNKEDEDKLLPQESCADHPLAARPPSQAAAPEAEARGPGFWDAFASRWQQQQAAAAAMLRGAEPTEPEPECASEAAAAAEAAEHLEPREADPAAGFKWGFLTHKLAEMRVKAAPKGD from the exons ATGAACCAGGCCTTCTGGAAAACCTACAAGTCCAAAGTGCTACAGACCCTGAGTGGGGAATCTGATGAGGACCTGGCAGAGGAG AGGGAGAGCCCAGCATTAGTGGAACCTGAGTCGGCAGAACCCACTGAAGAGGCCTTCAGTCCCATGACTCAGCTGGCCCGCAGG GTTCAAGGGGTTGGGGTAAAAAGCTGGCTGACAATGTCATCTCTGTTCAACAAAGAAGATGAGGACAAACTGCTGCCACAGGAATCCTGTGCTGACCA CCCGCTGGCGGCGCGGCCCCCCTCGCAGGCGGCGGCGCCGGAGGCCGAGGCGCGCGGGCCGGGATTCTGGGACGCATTCGCCAGtaggtggcagcagcagcaggcggCAGCGGCGGCGATGCTGCGCGGTGCGGAGCCCACCGAGCCCGAGCCCGAGTGCGCCAGCGAGGCAGCGGCGGCGGCCGAGGCTGCCGAGCATCTGGAGCCGCGGGAGGCCGACCCCGCTGCCGGCTTCAAGTGGGGCTTCCTCACCCACAAACTGGCCGAGATGAGGGTGAAGGCTGCACCCAAGGGCGACTAA
- the LOC101556864 gene encoding small nuclear ribonucleoprotein E-like, whose translation MAKFSGGQGAVPSRRRRNFRSQSPAWAGWVGPWAEPPLYLGARHWPASIKAHRGYGAKVLKVTVQPINLIFRYLENRSQIQVWLSEQVIMWVEGCIIDFNEYINLVLDDAEEIHSKTKSRKQLGQIMPKRDITLFQSIWN comes from the exons ATGGCCAAGTTCTCCGGCGGGCAGGGCGCCGTTCCGTCCCGCCGGCGTAGGAATTTCCGCTCCCAGAGCCCAGCCTGGGCGGGGTGGGTCGGGCCCTGGGCGGAGCCGCCGCTCTACCTGGGCGCACGTCACTGGCCAG CTTCCATCAAGGCGCACCGTGGCTATGGTGCAAAAGTGCTGAAGGTGACAGTGCAGCCCATCAACCTCATCTTCAGATACTTGGAAAACAGATCTCAGATCCAGGTGTGGCTTTCTGAGCAAGTGATTATGTGGGTAGAGGGCTGTATCATTGATTTTAATGAGTATATAAACCTCGTACTAGATGATGCAGAAGAGATTCATTCAAAAACAAAGTCAAGGAAACAACTAGGTCAGATCATGCCAAAAAGAGATATTACTCTGTTCCAAAGTATATGGAACTAG
- the CNKSR1 gene encoding connector enhancer of kinase suppressor of ras 1, translating to MEPVATWTPTKVAAWLRGLDDCLQDYPFEDWQLHGRYLLQLSPHHLEALTVRPLGHQEIILDGVEQLRALSSGLQTENLQSLTQGLLERTQALQSLVQGRLEDYAKPPDDVLSAAVELVHEARNLLFWLKRYLFSHLNDFSACQEIEELCRKLSQVLQENCPAAEKESKVLTICDHVAGICHTILSYSPEELLEQRAVLERVQLDDPLGLEIDTTSNFLHFVSRVGTQVTTDPQLQILPGDEIVQINEQVVVGWSRENVVRELLREPAGVSLVLKKVPVPETPPQTPPPALGSPLPRSPSLAAATPSPSVRSGNVFAFNLTSDPSPGPSPAWTDSIPPASQPLLISPAPSTSLPAQGAGSQGLPETPDKSPVPGQKKSKGVATRLSRRRVSCRELGRPDCDGWLLLRKVPGGFMGPRWRRCWFVLKGHTLYWYRQPQDEKAEGLINVSNYSLESGHDPKKKYVFQLTHDMYKPFVFAADTLTDLSMWVRHLITCISKYQSPGRATMPREEDCYSETEAEDPDDETGSRAGSPSPAHSWSVPSGDPTPAASPAQGSPRTSICPPADSSEGALEGMVRGLKQGGVSLLGQLQPLTHEQWRSSFMRRNRDPQLNERAHRVRALQSTLKAKLQELQALEEVLSDPALTGEKFRRWKEQNQELYSEGLGAWGVGQAESSAQALTLDSRECSSPSLSSHPEEHTQLCHPASESNVPPPDL from the exons ATGGAGCCGGTCGCGACCTGGACCCCCACGAAGGTGGCAGCTTGGCTGAGAG gCCTTGATGACTGCCTGCAGGACTATCCTTTTGAGGACTGGCAGCTACACGGCAGATATCTGCTTCAGCTCAGCCCCCACCACCTTGAGGCTCTGACCGTGCGGCCTCTGGGCCACCAGGAGATCATCCTGGATGGGGTAGAACAGCTCCGGGCCCTG agctcagggctgcaGACAGAAAACCTGCAGAGCCTGACCCAGGGGCTGCTGGAGAGAACACAGGCCTTGCAGAGCTTAGTACAAGGCCGCCTGGAGGACTATGCCAAGCCCCCAGATGATGTGCTCAGCGCAGCTGTGGAGCTGGTGCATGAAGCCCGGAATCTTCTCTTCTGGCTCAAGAG GTACCTCTTCTCTCACTTAAATGACTTCTCAGCCTGCCAGGAGATTGAGGAGTTGTGTAGGAAGCTGAGCCAAGTCTTACAAGAG AATTGTCCAGCGGCTGAGAAAGAGAGCAAAGTGCTGACCATT TGCGACCACGTGGCGGGGATCTGCCACACCATTCTGAGCTACAGCCCTGAAGAGCTGCTGGAGCAGAGAGCCGTTCTCGAGCGGGTACAACTGGATGACCCTCTG GGCCTAGAAATCGACACCACCAGCAACTTCCTGCACTTTGTGTCCCGCGTAGGCACCCAG GTCACCACTGATCCCCAGCTGCAGATCCTGCCTGGAGACGAGATTGTCCAGATCAACGAGCAGGTGGTG GTGGGCTGGTCTCGTGAGAATGTGGTGAGGGAACTGCTTCGGGAGCCCGCCGGGGTCAGCTTGGTGCTGAAGAAGGTCCCAGTGCCAGAGACGCCCCCTCAG ACTCCCCCTCCGGCCCTTGGCTCCCCGCTCCCGAGGAGCCCATCTCTGGCTGCGGCTACACCTTCTCCCAG TGTCCGGTCCGGAAACGTCTTTGCCTTCAACCTGACTTCAGACCCgagccctgggcccagccctgctTGGACAG ATTCAATCCCCCCTGCCTCCCAACCCCTGCTCATCTCTCCCGCTCCTTCAACCTCGCTCCCAGCACAGGGAGCAGGGTCCCAGGGGCTCCCAGAAACCCCAGACAAG AGTCCTGTTCCTGgtcagaagaaatcaaaag GCGTGGCGACGCGGCTGAGCCGCCGGCGGGTGTCGTGCCGGGAGCTGGGCCGCCCCGACTGTGATGGTTGGCTGCTGCTGCGCAAGGTGCCCGGGGGCTTCATGGGCCCCCGCTGGCGCCGCTGCTGGTTTGTGCTCAAGGGACACACGCTCTACTGGTACCGCCAGCCCCAG GATGAGAAAGCTGAGGGGCTCATCAATGTCTCCAACTACAGTTTGGAAAGTGGGCACGATCCGAAGAAAAAGTA TGTGTTCCAGCTCACCCATGACATGTATAAACCCTTCGTCTTCGCTGCCGACACCCTGACAGATCTGAGCAT GTGGGTGCGTCATCTCATTACCTGCATTTCCAAGTACCAGTCCCCAGGCCGAGCCACTATGCCTCGAGAGGAAG ATTGCTACAGTGAAACGGAAGCAGAAGACCCTGATGATGAGACTGGGTCCCGTGCAGGCTCG CCCAGTCCTGCACACTCGTGGAGTGTGCCCTCTGGagaccccacccctgctgccagcCCTGCACAGGGCAGCCCCCGGACCTCGATATGTcctccagcag ACAGCAGCGAAGGTGCACTGGAAGGCATGGTGCGGGGCCTGAAGCAGGGCGGCGTGTCCCTGCTGGGCCAGCTGCAGCCCCTCACTCATGAGCAATGGCGGAGCTCCTTCATGCGGCGCAACCGAGACCCTCAGCTCAATGAGCGGGCGCACCGCGTTCGTGCGCTGCAGAGCACTCTCAAG GCAAAGCTACAGGAGCTGCAGGCCCTGGAAGAGGTGCTGAGTGACCCTGCGCTGACAGGAGAGAAGTTCCGGCGATGGAAGGAGCAGAACCAAGAGCTCTACTCAGAGGGCTTGGGGGCCTGGGGAGTGGGGCAGGCTGAGAGCAGTGCCCAAGCCCTGACCTTGGACTCCAGAGAATGTTCTTCGCCTTCCTTGTCCTCCCATCCTGAGGAGCACACGCAGCTCTGTCACCCAGCCTCAGAGAGTAATGTCCCACCTCCTGATCTCTGA
- the FAM110D gene encoding protein FAM110D, producing MLLGSPCTPSRGRTPSAVERLEADKAKYVKTHQVIARRQEPALRGSPGPLTPHPFNELGPPASPRTPRAARRGSGRRLPRPDSLIFYRQKRDCKASVNKENAKGQGLVRRLFLGSARDATPSSPGPTERPAAPRDWAAPQDPPEGEGKRALCPTCSLPLSEKERFFNYCGLERALVELLGAERFSPQSWGADPSPQPGTSPPPGSRDTSDWTSSDSCTDRPDGADGGGGGSEAAGSARDGRPQVSVVERNARVIQWLYRCQRARGPPRESEV from the coding sequence ATGCTGCTGGgctctccctgcaccccatccAGGGGACGCACCCCCAGCGCCGTGGAGAGGTTGGAGGCTGACAAAGCCAAGTATGTCAAGACACACCAGGTAATAGCGCGACGccaagagccagccctgcgcgGCAGTCCTGGGCCGCTCACTCCGCACCCCTTCAATGAGCTGGGACCCCCTGCATCGCCCAGGACACCCAGAGCCGCCCGCCGCGGCAGTGGCAGGCGCTTGCCAAGACCCGACTCCCTCATCTTCTACCGCCAGAAGCGGGACTGCAAGGCTTCCGTGAACAAAGAGAACGCCAAAGGCCAGGGGCTGGTGCGGCGCCTCTTCCTGGGCTCCGCGAGAGACGCCACCCCCAGCAGCCCGGGCCCAACCGAGCGACCCGCAGCACCCAGAGATTGGGCAGCGCCCCAAGATCCCCCGGAAGGGGAGGGAAAGCGGGCGCTGTGCCCCACGTGCTCGCTGCCGCTGTCGGAGAAGGAGCGCTTCTTCAACTACTGCGGCCTGGAGCGCGCGCTGGTGGAGCTGCTAGGCGCCGAGCGCTTCTCTCCGCAGAGCTGGGGTGccgaccccagcccccagcccgggacATCGCCGCCGCCCGGCTCCCGGGACACCAGCGACTGGACGTCCAGCGACAGCTGCACGGATCGTCCGGACGGcgcggacggcggcggcggcggctcggagGCGGCGGGCTCGGCGCGGGACGGGCGCCCCCAGGTGTCGGTGGTGGAGCGCAACGCGCGCGTCATCCAGTGGCTGTACCGCTGCCAGCGCGCCCGCGGCCCGCCGCGCGAGTCCGAGGTGTGA
- the ZNF593OS gene encoding putative transmembrane protein ZNF593OS produces MRFRCFTPGYYRLLQMQVDGELKAEPRRPLAGLTATLLAVLGLSSSCYAVWKMMEQQRQSQAHGESGLRW; encoded by the exons ATGCGATTTCGATGCTTCACTCCTGGCTACTACCGGTTACTCCAG ATGCAAGTAGACGGGGAGCTAAAGGCAGAGCCCCGGCGCCCACTGGCTGGCCTGACGGCTACACTGCTGGCCGTGCTCGGACTGAGTAGCTCCTGCTATGCCGTGTGGAAGATGATGGAGCAGCAGCGGCAGTCACAGGCCCACGGCGAATCTGGGCTCCGGTGGTAG
- the ZNF593 gene encoding zinc finger protein 593 has translation MGRSRRTGGHRAHSLARQMKAKRRLPDLDEIHRELRPQASARTRADPAAAPDPDLPGGGLHRCLACARYFIDSANLKTHFRSKDHKKRLKQLSVEPYSQEEAERAAGMGSYVPPQRLAVPTDVSTDTPEMDTSA, from the exons ATGGGTCGCTCCCGCCGCACAGGAGGGCACCGAGCGCACTCCCTGGCCCGCCAGATGAAGGCGAAGCGGCGGCTGCCGGACCTGGACGAGATTCACCGCGAGCTGCGGCCTCAGGCTTCTGCACGAACCCGGGCTGACCCGGCCGCCGCGCCCGACCCGGACCTGCCAGGGGGCGGCCTGCATCGCTGCCTGGCCTGCGC GAGGTACTTCATCGATTCTGCCAACCTGAAGACCCACTTCCGATCCAAAGACCACAAGAAAAG GCTGAAGCAGCTGAGCGTGGAGCCCTATAGTCAAGAGGAAGCCGAGAGGGCAGCGGGTATGGGCTCCTATGTGCCCCCCCAGCGGCTGGCCGTGCCCACAGACGTGTCCACTGATACTCCTGAGATGGACACATCTGCCTGA